One part of the Homo sapiens chromosome 19, GRCh38.p14 Primary Assembly genome encodes these proteins:
- the IRF3 gene encoding interferon regulatory factor 3 isoform X3 — MVGRKQGWSCRVTGIKPGKPAWAEATGAYVPGRDKPDLPTWKRNFRSALNRKEGLRLAEDRSKDPHDPHKIYEFVNSGVGDFSQPDTSPDTNGGGSTSDTQEDILDELLGNMVLAPLPDPGPPSLAVAPEPCPQPLRSPSLDNPTPFPNLGPSENPLKRLLVPGEEWEFEVTAFYRGRQVFQQTISCPEGLRLVGSEVGDRTLPGWPVTLPDPGMSLTDRGVMSYVRHVLSCLGGGLALWRAGQWLWAQRLGHCHTYWAVSEELLPNSGHGPDGEVPKDKEGGVFDLGPFIVGSWAPRSDYLHGRKRTLTTLCPLVLCGGVMAPGPAVDQEARDGQGCAHVPQGLGRNGPGRGCLLPGEYCGPAHFQQPPTLPHLRPVQGLPAGLGGGHGFPGPWGELSPRSSWCASNPPVPHHLNQ; from the exons ATGGTGGGGCGCAAGCAGGGTTGGAGCTGCAGGGTTACGGGAATAAAACCGGGAAAGCCG GCCTGGGCCGAGGCCACTGGTGCATATGTTCCCGGGAGGGATAAGCCAGACCTGCCAACCTGGAAGAGGAATTTCCGCTCTGCCCTCAACCGCAAAGAAGGGTTGCGTTTAGCAGAGGACCGGAGCAAGGACCCTCACGACCCACATAAAATCTACGAGTTTGTGAACTCAG GAGTTGGGGACTTTTCCCAGCCAGACACCTCTCCGGACACCAATGGTGGAGGCAGTACTTCTGATACCCAG GAAGACATTCTGGATGAGTTACTGGGTAACATGGTGTTGGCCCCACTCCCAGATCCGGGACCCCCAAGCCTGGCTGTAGCCCCTGAGCCCTGCCCTCAGCCCCTGCGGAGCCCCAGCTTGGACAATCCCACTCCCTTCCCAAACCTGGGGCCCTCTGAGAACCCACTGAAGCGGCTGTTGGTGCCGGGGGAAG AGTGGGAGTTCGAGGTGACAGCCTTCTACCGGGGCCGCCAAGTCTTCCAGCAGACCATCTCCTGCCCGGAGGGCCTGCGGCTGGTGGGGTCCGAAGTGGGAGACAGGACGCTGCCTGGATGGCCAGTCACACTGCCAGACCCTGGCATGTCCCTGACAGACAGGGGAGTGATGAGCTACGTGAGGcatgtgctgagctgcctgggtGGGGGACTGGCTCTCTGGCGGGCCGGGCAGTGGCTCTGGGCCCAGCGGCTGGGGCACTGCCACACATACTGGGCAGTGAGCGAGGAGCTGCTCCCCAACAGCGGGCATGGGCCTGATGGCGAGGTCCCCAAGGACAAGGAAGGAGGCGTGTTTGACCTGGGGCCCTTCATTGTAG GCTCCTGGGCCCCCAGATCTGATTACCTTCACGGAAGGAAGCGGACGCTCACCACGCTATGCCCTCTGGTTCTGTGTGGGGGAGTCATGGCCCCAGGACCAGCCGTGGACCAAGAGGCTCGTGATGGTCAAG GTTGTGCCCACGTGCCTCAGGGCCTTGGTAGAAATGGCCCGGGTAGGGGGTGCCTCCTCCCTGGAGAATACTGTGGACCTGCACATTTCCAACAGCCACCCACTCTCCCTCACCTCCGACCAGTACAAGGCCTACCTGCAGGACTTGGTGGAGGGCATGGATTTCCAGGGCCCTGGGGAGAGCTGAGCCCTCGCTCCTCATGGTGTGCCTCCAACCCCCCTGTTCCCCACCACCTCAACCAATAA
- the IRF3 gene encoding interferon regulatory factor 3 isoform X4 codes for MEAWAEATGAYVPGRDKPDLPTWKRNFRSALNRKEGLRLAEDRSKDPHDPHKIYEFVNSGVGDFSQPDTSPDTNGGGSTSDTQEDILDELLGNMVLAPLPDPGPPSLAVAPEPCPQPLRSPSLDNPTPFPNLGPSENPLKRLLVPGEEWEFEVTAFYRGRQVFQQTISCPEGLRLVGSEVGDRTLPGWPVTLPDPGMSLTDRGVMSYVRHVLSCLGGGLALWRAGQWLWAQRLGHCHTYWAVSEELLPNSGHGPDGEVPKDKEGGVFDLGPFIVGSWAPRSDYLHGRKRTLTTLCPLVLCGGVMAPGPAVDQEARDGQGCAHVPQGLGRNGPGRGCLLPGEYCGPAHFQQPPTLPHLRPVQGLPAGLGGGHGFPGPWGELSPRSSWCASNPPVPHHLNQ; via the exons ATGGAG GCCTGGGCCGAGGCCACTGGTGCATATGTTCCCGGGAGGGATAAGCCAGACCTGCCAACCTGGAAGAGGAATTTCCGCTCTGCCCTCAACCGCAAAGAAGGGTTGCGTTTAGCAGAGGACCGGAGCAAGGACCCTCACGACCCACATAAAATCTACGAGTTTGTGAACTCAG GAGTTGGGGACTTTTCCCAGCCAGACACCTCTCCGGACACCAATGGTGGAGGCAGTACTTCTGATACCCAG GAAGACATTCTGGATGAGTTACTGGGTAACATGGTGTTGGCCCCACTCCCAGATCCGGGACCCCCAAGCCTGGCTGTAGCCCCTGAGCCCTGCCCTCAGCCCCTGCGGAGCCCCAGCTTGGACAATCCCACTCCCTTCCCAAACCTGGGGCCCTCTGAGAACCCACTGAAGCGGCTGTTGGTGCCGGGGGAAG AGTGGGAGTTCGAGGTGACAGCCTTCTACCGGGGCCGCCAAGTCTTCCAGCAGACCATCTCCTGCCCGGAGGGCCTGCGGCTGGTGGGGTCCGAAGTGGGAGACAGGACGCTGCCTGGATGGCCAGTCACACTGCCAGACCCTGGCATGTCCCTGACAGACAGGGGAGTGATGAGCTACGTGAGGcatgtgctgagctgcctgggtGGGGGACTGGCTCTCTGGCGGGCCGGGCAGTGGCTCTGGGCCCAGCGGCTGGGGCACTGCCACACATACTGGGCAGTGAGCGAGGAGCTGCTCCCCAACAGCGGGCATGGGCCTGATGGCGAGGTCCCCAAGGACAAGGAAGGAGGCGTGTTTGACCTGGGGCCCTTCATTGTAG GCTCCTGGGCCCCCAGATCTGATTACCTTCACGGAAGGAAGCGGACGCTCACCACGCTATGCCCTCTGGTTCTGTGTGGGGGAGTCATGGCCCCAGGACCAGCCGTGGACCAAGAGGCTCGTGATGGTCAAG GTTGTGCCCACGTGCCTCAGGGCCTTGGTAGAAATGGCCCGGGTAGGGGGTGCCTCCTCCCTGGAGAATACTGTGGACCTGCACATTTCCAACAGCCACCCACTCTCCCTCACCTCCGACCAGTACAAGGCCTACCTGCAGGACTTGGTGGAGGGCATGGATTTCCAGGGCCCTGGGGAGAGCTGAGCCCTCGCTCCTCATGGTGTGCCTCCAACCCCCCTGTTCCCCACCACCTCAACCAATAA
- the IRF3 gene encoding interferon regulatory factor 3 isoform 2 (isoform 2 is encoded by transcript variant 2): MGTPKPRILPWLVSQLDLGQLEGVAWVNKSRTRFRIPWKHGLRQDAQQEDFGIFQAWAEATGAYVPGRDKPDLPTWKRNFRSALNRKEGLRLAEDRSKDPHDPHKIYEFVNSGVGDFSQPDTSPDTNGGGSTSDTQEDILDELLGNMVLAPLPDPGPPSLAVAPEPCPQPLRSPSLDNPTPFPNLGPSENPLKRLLVPGEEWEFEVTAFYRGRQVFQQTISCPEGLRLVGSEVGDRTLPGWPVTLPDPGMSLTDRGVMSYVRHVLSCLGGGLALWRAGQWLWAQRLGHCHTYWAVSEELLPNSGHGPDGEVPKDKEGGVFDLGPFIVGSWAPRSDYLHGRKRTLTTLCPLVLCGGVMAPGPAVDQEARDGQGCAHVPQGLGRNGPGRGCLLPGEYCGPAHFQQPPTLPHLRPVQGLPAGLGGGHGFPGPWGELSPRSSWCASNPPVPHHLNQ; encoded by the exons ATGGGAACCCCAAAGCCACGGATCCTGCCCTGGCTGGTGTCGCAGCTGGACCTGGGGCAACTGGAGGGCGTGGCCTGGGTGAACAAGAGCCGCACGCGCTTCCGCATCCCTTGGAAGCACGGCCTACGGCAGGATGCACAGCAGGAGGATTTCGGAATCTTCCAG GCCTGGGCCGAGGCCACTGGTGCATATGTTCCCGGGAGGGATAAGCCAGACCTGCCAACCTGGAAGAGGAATTTCCGCTCTGCCCTCAACCGCAAAGAAGGGTTGCGTTTAGCAGAGGACCGGAGCAAGGACCCTCACGACCCACATAAAATCTACGAGTTTGTGAACTCAG GAGTTGGGGACTTTTCCCAGCCAGACACCTCTCCGGACACCAATGGTGGAGGCAGTACTTCTGATACCCAG GAAGACATTCTGGATGAGTTACTGGGTAACATGGTGTTGGCCCCACTCCCAGATCCGGGACCCCCAAGCCTGGCTGTAGCCCCTGAGCCCTGCCCTCAGCCCCTGCGGAGCCCCAGCTTGGACAATCCCACTCCCTTCCCAAACCTGGGGCCCTCTGAGAACCCACTGAAGCGGCTGTTGGTGCCGGGGGAAG AGTGGGAGTTCGAGGTGACAGCCTTCTACCGGGGCCGCCAAGTCTTCCAGCAGACCATCTCCTGCCCGGAGGGCCTGCGGCTGGTGGGGTCCGAAGTGGGAGACAGGACGCTGCCTGGATGGCCAGTCACACTGCCAGACCCTGGCATGTCCCTGACAGACAGGGGAGTGATGAGCTACGTGAGGcatgtgctgagctgcctgggtGGGGGACTGGCTCTCTGGCGGGCCGGGCAGTGGCTCTGGGCCCAGCGGCTGGGGCACTGCCACACATACTGGGCAGTGAGCGAGGAGCTGCTCCCCAACAGCGGGCATGGGCCTGATGGCGAGGTCCCCAAGGACAAGGAAGGAGGCGTGTTTGACCTGGGGCCCTTCATTGTAG GCTCCTGGGCCCCCAGATCTGATTACCTTCACGGAAGGAAGCGGACGCTCACCACGCTATGCCCTCTGGTTCTGTGTGGGGGAGTCATGGCCCCAGGACCAGCCGTGGACCAAGAGGCTCGTGATGGTCAAG GTTGTGCCCACGTGCCTCAGGGCCTTGGTAGAAATGGCCCGGGTAGGGGGTGCCTCCTCCCTGGAGAATACTGTGGACCTGCACATTTCCAACAGCCACCCACTCTCCCTCACCTCCGACCAGTACAAGGCCTACCTGCAGGACTTGGTGGAGGGCATGGATTTCCAGGGCCCTGGGGAGAGCTGAGCCCTCGCTCCTCATGGTGTGCCTCCAACCCCCCTGTTCCCCACCACCTCAACCAATAA
- the IRF3 gene encoding interferon regulatory factor 3 isoform X6 has translation MVLAPLPDPGPPSLAVAPEPCPQPLRSPSLDNPTPFPNLGPSENPLKRLLVPGEEWEFEVTAFYRGRQVFQQTISCPEGLRLVGSEVGDRTLPGWPVTLPDPGMSLTDRGVMSYVRHVLSCLGGGLALWRAGQWLWAQRLGHCHTYWAVSEELLPNSGHGPDGEVPKDKEGGVFDLGPFIVGSWAPRSDYLHGRKRTLTTLCPLVLCGGVMAPGPAVDQEARDGQGCAHVPQGLGRNGPGRGCLLPGEYCGPAHFQQPPTLPHLRPVQGLPAGLGGGHGFPGPWGELSPRSSWCASNPPVPHHLNQ, from the exons ATGGTGTTGGCCCCACTCCCAGATCCGGGACCCCCAAGCCTGGCTGTAGCCCCTGAGCCCTGCCCTCAGCCCCTGCGGAGCCCCAGCTTGGACAATCCCACTCCCTTCCCAAACCTGGGGCCCTCTGAGAACCCACTGAAGCGGCTGTTGGTGCCGGGGGAAG AGTGGGAGTTCGAGGTGACAGCCTTCTACCGGGGCCGCCAAGTCTTCCAGCAGACCATCTCCTGCCCGGAGGGCCTGCGGCTGGTGGGGTCCGAAGTGGGAGACAGGACGCTGCCTGGATGGCCAGTCACACTGCCAGACCCTGGCATGTCCCTGACAGACAGGGGAGTGATGAGCTACGTGAGGcatgtgctgagctgcctgggtGGGGGACTGGCTCTCTGGCGGGCCGGGCAGTGGCTCTGGGCCCAGCGGCTGGGGCACTGCCACACATACTGGGCAGTGAGCGAGGAGCTGCTCCCCAACAGCGGGCATGGGCCTGATGGCGAGGTCCCCAAGGACAAGGAAGGAGGCGTGTTTGACCTGGGGCCCTTCATTGTAG GCTCCTGGGCCCCCAGATCTGATTACCTTCACGGAAGGAAGCGGACGCTCACCACGCTATGCCCTCTGGTTCTGTGTGGGGGAGTCATGGCCCCAGGACCAGCCGTGGACCAAGAGGCTCGTGATGGTCAAG GTTGTGCCCACGTGCCTCAGGGCCTTGGTAGAAATGGCCCGGGTAGGGGGTGCCTCCTCCCTGGAGAATACTGTGGACCTGCACATTTCCAACAGCCACCCACTCTCCCTCACCTCCGACCAGTACAAGGCCTACCTGCAGGACTTGGTGGAGGGCATGGATTTCCAGGGCCCTGGGGAGAGCTGAGCCCTCGCTCCTCATGGTGTGCCTCCAACCCCCCTGTTCCCCACCACCTCAACCAATAA
- the IRF3 gene encoding interferon regulatory factor 3 isoform X2: MGTPKPRILPWLVSQLDLGQLEGVAWVNKSRTRFRIPWKHGLRQDAQQEDFGIFQAWAEATGAYVPGRDKPDLPTWKRNFRSALNRKEGLRLAEDRSKDPHDPHKIYEFVNSGVGDFSQPDTSPDTNGGGSTSDTQEDILDELLGNMVLAPLPDPGPPSLAVAPEPCPQPLRSPSLDNPTPFPNLGPSENPLKRLLVPGEEWEFEVTAFYRGRQVFQQTISCPEGLRLVGSEVGDRTLPGWPVTLPDPGMSLTDRGVMSYVRHVLSCLGGGLALWRAGQWLWAQRLGHCHTYWAVSEELLPNSGHGPDGEVPKDKEGGVFDLGPFIVDLITFTEGSGRSPRYALWFCVGESWPQDQPWTKRLVMVKVVPTCLRALVEMARVGGASSLENTVDLHISNSHPLSLTSDQYKAYLQDLVEGMDFQGPGES; encoded by the exons ATGGGAACCCCAAAGCCACGGATCCTGCCCTGGCTGGTGTCGCAGCTGGACCTGGGGCAACTGGAGGGCGTGGCCTGGGTGAACAAGAGCCGCACGCGCTTCCGCATCCCTTGGAAGCACGGCCTACGGCAGGATGCACAGCAGGAGGATTTCGGAATCTTCCAG GCCTGGGCCGAGGCCACTGGTGCATATGTTCCCGGGAGGGATAAGCCAGACCTGCCAACCTGGAAGAGGAATTTCCGCTCTGCCCTCAACCGCAAAGAAGGGTTGCGTTTAGCAGAGGACCGGAGCAAGGACCCTCACGACCCACATAAAATCTACGAGTTTGTGAACTCAG GAGTTGGGGACTTTTCCCAGCCAGACACCTCTCCGGACACCAATGGTGGAGGCAGTACTTCTGATACCCAG GAAGACATTCTGGATGAGTTACTGGGTAACATGGTGTTGGCCCCACTCCCAGATCCGGGACCCCCAAGCCTGGCTGTAGCCCCTGAGCCCTGCCCTCAGCCCCTGCGGAGCCCCAGCTTGGACAATCCCACTCCCTTCCCAAACCTGGGGCCCTCTGAGAACCCACTGAAGCGGCTGTTGGTGCCGGGGGAAG AGTGGGAGTTCGAGGTGACAGCCTTCTACCGGGGCCGCCAAGTCTTCCAGCAGACCATCTCCTGCCCGGAGGGCCTGCGGCTGGTGGGGTCCGAAGTGGGAGACAGGACGCTGCCTGGATGGCCAGTCACACTGCCAGACCCTGGCATGTCCCTGACAGACAGGGGAGTGATGAGCTACGTGAGGcatgtgctgagctgcctgggtGGGGGACTGGCTCTCTGGCGGGCCGGGCAGTGGCTCTGGGCCCAGCGGCTGGGGCACTGCCACACATACTGGGCAGTGAGCGAGGAGCTGCTCCCCAACAGCGGGCATGGGCCTGATGGCGAGGTCCCCAAGGACAAGGAAGGAGGCGTGTTTGACCTGGGGCCCTTCATTGTAG ATCTGATTACCTTCACGGAAGGAAGCGGACGCTCACCACGCTATGCCCTCTGGTTCTGTGTGGGGGAGTCATGGCCCCAGGACCAGCCGTGGACCAAGAGGCTCGTGATGGTCAAG GTTGTGCCCACGTGCCTCAGGGCCTTGGTAGAAATGGCCCGGGTAGGGGGTGCCTCCTCCCTGGAGAATACTGTGGACCTGCACATTTCCAACAGCCACCCACTCTCCCTCACCTCCGACCAGTACAAGGCCTACCTGCAGGACTTGGTGGAGGGCATGGATTTCCAGGGCCCTGGGGAGAGCTGA
- the IRF3 gene encoding interferon regulatory factor 3 isoform X5, protein MEAWAEATGAYVPGRDKPDLPTWKRNFRSALNRKEGLRLAEDRSKDPHDPHKIYEFVNSGVGDFSQPDTSPDTNGGGSTSDTQEDILDELLGNMVLAPLPDPGPPSLAVAPEPCPQPLRSPSLDNPTPFPNLGPSENPLKRLLVPGEEWEFEVTAFYRGRQVFQQTISCPEGLRLVGSEVGDRTLPGWPVTLPDPGMSLTDRGVMSYVRHVLSCLGGGLALWRAGQWLWAQRLGHCHTYWAVSEELLPNSGHGPDGEVPKDKEGGVFDLGPFIVDLITFTEGSGRSPRYALWFCVGESWPQDQPWTKRLVMVKVVPTCLRALVEMARVGGASSLENTVDLHISNSHPLSLTSDQYKAYLQDLVEGMDFQGPGES, encoded by the exons ATGGAG GCCTGGGCCGAGGCCACTGGTGCATATGTTCCCGGGAGGGATAAGCCAGACCTGCCAACCTGGAAGAGGAATTTCCGCTCTGCCCTCAACCGCAAAGAAGGGTTGCGTTTAGCAGAGGACCGGAGCAAGGACCCTCACGACCCACATAAAATCTACGAGTTTGTGAACTCAG GAGTTGGGGACTTTTCCCAGCCAGACACCTCTCCGGACACCAATGGTGGAGGCAGTACTTCTGATACCCAG GAAGACATTCTGGATGAGTTACTGGGTAACATGGTGTTGGCCCCACTCCCAGATCCGGGACCCCCAAGCCTGGCTGTAGCCCCTGAGCCCTGCCCTCAGCCCCTGCGGAGCCCCAGCTTGGACAATCCCACTCCCTTCCCAAACCTGGGGCCCTCTGAGAACCCACTGAAGCGGCTGTTGGTGCCGGGGGAAG AGTGGGAGTTCGAGGTGACAGCCTTCTACCGGGGCCGCCAAGTCTTCCAGCAGACCATCTCCTGCCCGGAGGGCCTGCGGCTGGTGGGGTCCGAAGTGGGAGACAGGACGCTGCCTGGATGGCCAGTCACACTGCCAGACCCTGGCATGTCCCTGACAGACAGGGGAGTGATGAGCTACGTGAGGcatgtgctgagctgcctgggtGGGGGACTGGCTCTCTGGCGGGCCGGGCAGTGGCTCTGGGCCCAGCGGCTGGGGCACTGCCACACATACTGGGCAGTGAGCGAGGAGCTGCTCCCCAACAGCGGGCATGGGCCTGATGGCGAGGTCCCCAAGGACAAGGAAGGAGGCGTGTTTGACCTGGGGCCCTTCATTGTAG ATCTGATTACCTTCACGGAAGGAAGCGGACGCTCACCACGCTATGCCCTCTGGTTCTGTGTGGGGGAGTCATGGCCCCAGGACCAGCCGTGGACCAAGAGGCTCGTGATGGTCAAG GTTGTGCCCACGTGCCTCAGGGCCTTGGTAGAAATGGCCCGGGTAGGGGGTGCCTCCTCCCTGGAGAATACTGTGGACCTGCACATTTCCAACAGCCACCCACTCTCCCTCACCTCCGACCAGTACAAGGCCTACCTGCAGGACTTGGTGGAGGGCATGGATTTCCAGGGCCCTGGGGAGAGCTGA
- the IRF3 gene encoding interferon regulatory factor 3 isoform 5 (isoform 5 is encoded by transcript variant 6), with amino-acid sequence MVLAPLPDPGPPSLAVAPEPCPQPLRSPSLDNPTPFPNLGPSENPLKRLLVPGEEWEFEVTAFYRGRQVFQQTISCPEGLRLVGSEVGDRTLPGWPVTLPDPGMSLTDRGVMSYVRHVLSCLGGGLALWRAGQWLWAQRLGHCHTYWAVSEELLPNSGHGPDGEVPKDKEGGVFDLGPFIVDLITFTEGSGRSPRYALWFCVGESWPQDQPWTKRLVMVKVVPTCLRALVEMARVGGASSLENTVDLHISNSHPLSLTSDQYKAYLQDLVEGMDFQGPGES; translated from the exons ATGGTGTTGGCCCCACTCCCAGATCCGGGACCCCCAAGCCTGGCTGTAGCCCCTGAGCCCTGCCCTCAGCCCCTGCGGAGCCCCAGCTTGGACAATCCCACTCCCTTCCCAAACCTGGGGCCCTCTGAGAACCCACTGAAGCGGCTGTTGGTGCCGGGGGAAG AGTGGGAGTTCGAGGTGACAGCCTTCTACCGGGGCCGCCAAGTCTTCCAGCAGACCATCTCCTGCCCGGAGGGCCTGCGGCTGGTGGGGTCCGAAGTGGGAGACAGGACGCTGCCTGGATGGCCAGTCACACTGCCAGACCCTGGCATGTCCCTGACAGACAGGGGAGTGATGAGCTACGTGAGGcatgtgctgagctgcctgggtGGGGGACTGGCTCTCTGGCGGGCCGGGCAGTGGCTCTGGGCCCAGCGGCTGGGGCACTGCCACACATACTGGGCAGTGAGCGAGGAGCTGCTCCCCAACAGCGGGCATGGGCCTGATGGCGAGGTCCCCAAGGACAAGGAAGGAGGCGTGTTTGACCTGGGGCCCTTCATTGTAG ATCTGATTACCTTCACGGAAGGAAGCGGACGCTCACCACGCTATGCCCTCTGGTTCTGTGTGGGGGAGTCATGGCCCCAGGACCAGCCGTGGACCAAGAGGCTCGTGATGGTCAAG GTTGTGCCCACGTGCCTCAGGGCCTTGGTAGAAATGGCCCGGGTAGGGGGTGCCTCCTCCCTGGAGAATACTGTGGACCTGCACATTTCCAACAGCCACCCACTCTCCCTCACCTCCGACCAGTACAAGGCCTACCTGCAGGACTTGGTGGAGGGCATGGATTTCCAGGGCCCTGGGGAGAGCTGA
- the IRF3 gene encoding interferon regulatory factor 3 isoform 6 (isoform 6 is encoded by transcript variant 7) encodes MVLAPLPDPGPPSLAVAPEPCPQPLRSPSLDNPTPFPNLGPSENPLKRLLVPGEDLITFTEGSGRSPRYALWFCVGESWPQDQPWTKRLVMVKVVPTCLRALVEMARVGGASSLENTVDLHISNSHPLSLTSDQYKAYLQDLVEGMDFQGPGES; translated from the exons ATGGTGTTGGCCCCACTCCCAGATCCGGGACCCCCAAGCCTGGCTGTAGCCCCTGAGCCCTGCCCTCAGCCCCTGCGGAGCCCCAGCTTGGACAATCCCACTCCCTTCCCAAACCTGGGGCCCTCTGAGAACCCACTGAAGCGGCTGTTGGTGCCGGGGGAAG ATCTGATTACCTTCACGGAAGGAAGCGGACGCTCACCACGCTATGCCCTCTGGTTCTGTGTGGGGGAGTCATGGCCCCAGGACCAGCCGTGGACCAAGAGGCTCGTGATGGTCAAG GTTGTGCCCACGTGCCTCAGGGCCTTGGTAGAAATGGCCCGGGTAGGGGGTGCCTCCTCCCTGGAGAATACTGTGGACCTGCACATTTCCAACAGCCACCCACTCTCCCTCACCTCCGACCAGTACAAGGCCTACCTGCAGGACTTGGTGGAGGGCATGGATTTCCAGGGCCCTGGGGAGAGCTGA
- the IRF3 gene encoding interferon regulatory factor 3 isoform 3 (isoform 3 is encoded by transcript variant 3), whose product MVGRKQGWSCRVTGIKPGKPAWAEATGAYVPGRDKPDLPTWKRNFRSALNRKEGLRLAEDRSKDPHDPHKIYEFVNSGVGDFSQPDTSPDTNGGGSTSDTQEDILDELLGNMVLAPLPDPGPPSLAVAPEPCPQPLRSPSLDNPTPFPNLGPSENPLKRLLVPGEEWEFEVTAFYRGRQVFQQTISCPEGLRLVGSEVGDRTLPGWPVTLPDPGMSLTDRGVMSYVRHVLSCLGGGLALWRAGQWLWAQRLGHCHTYWAVSEELLPNSGHGPDGEVPKDKEGGVFDLGPFIVDLITFTEGSGRSPRYALWFCVGESWPQDQPWTKRLVMVKVVPTCLRALVEMARVGGASSLENTVDLHISNSHPLSLTSDQYKAYLQDLVEGMDFQGPGES is encoded by the exons ATGGTGGGGCGCAAGCAGGGTTGGAGCTGCAGGGTTACGGGAATAAAACCGGGAAAGCCG GCCTGGGCCGAGGCCACTGGTGCATATGTTCCCGGGAGGGATAAGCCAGACCTGCCAACCTGGAAGAGGAATTTCCGCTCTGCCCTCAACCGCAAAGAAGGGTTGCGTTTAGCAGAGGACCGGAGCAAGGACCCTCACGACCCACATAAAATCTACGAGTTTGTGAACTCAG GAGTTGGGGACTTTTCCCAGCCAGACACCTCTCCGGACACCAATGGTGGAGGCAGTACTTCTGATACCCAG GAAGACATTCTGGATGAGTTACTGGGTAACATGGTGTTGGCCCCACTCCCAGATCCGGGACCCCCAAGCCTGGCTGTAGCCCCTGAGCCCTGCCCTCAGCCCCTGCGGAGCCCCAGCTTGGACAATCCCACTCCCTTCCCAAACCTGGGGCCCTCTGAGAACCCACTGAAGCGGCTGTTGGTGCCGGGGGAAG AGTGGGAGTTCGAGGTGACAGCCTTCTACCGGGGCCGCCAAGTCTTCCAGCAGACCATCTCCTGCCCGGAGGGCCTGCGGCTGGTGGGGTCCGAAGTGGGAGACAGGACGCTGCCTGGATGGCCAGTCACACTGCCAGACCCTGGCATGTCCCTGACAGACAGGGGAGTGATGAGCTACGTGAGGcatgtgctgagctgcctgggtGGGGGACTGGCTCTCTGGCGGGCCGGGCAGTGGCTCTGGGCCCAGCGGCTGGGGCACTGCCACACATACTGGGCAGTGAGCGAGGAGCTGCTCCCCAACAGCGGGCATGGGCCTGATGGCGAGGTCCCCAAGGACAAGGAAGGAGGCGTGTTTGACCTGGGGCCCTTCATTGTAG ATCTGATTACCTTCACGGAAGGAAGCGGACGCTCACCACGCTATGCCCTCTGGTTCTGTGTGGGGGAGTCATGGCCCCAGGACCAGCCGTGGACCAAGAGGCTCGTGATGGTCAAG GTTGTGCCCACGTGCCTCAGGGCCTTGGTAGAAATGGCCCGGGTAGGGGGTGCCTCCTCCCTGGAGAATACTGTGGACCTGCACATTTCCAACAGCCACCCACTCTCCCTCACCTCCGACCAGTACAAGGCCTACCTGCAGGACTTGGTGGAGGGCATGGATTTCCAGGGCCCTGGGGAGAGCTGA